One genomic window of Caenorhabditis elegans chromosome I includes the following:
- the F55F8.3 gene encoding Periodic tryptophan protein 2 homolog (Confirmed by transcript evidence), whose product MDTNFKLSNCIGTVYRDGQVAFSKDGYSVISPIGNKLSIFDLRNNTSKTLDIDCNYNIKRLSISPSGYHLLASDERGVVHFVHLLSEFKIYTFRSNKPIGSLQWSPDATRVAICRENDLQIHEFGKSIENKVYNPFSLSRTYKLSSDSLKTIDWSDDANLLVSGGEDRVVRVVGAKDFKNLFIHPLASHKGYIVNCQFMKNSYDMITVCKRGLANVWTCNLRPGELVEGIWKKDEEGSDDIEMLEDGEQKVEKIFFEKTKKYWLSESSGSGKSVDVTAARFHKETNILATAFNNGVIVLHEIPSFALVHNLRVSEMRIQTVAWNLTGDWLAIGCGKGSTAQLVVWEWQSESYVMKQQAHSLRITTAEYSPDGSLMATGAEDGKVKIWNSRSSFCTVTFDEHTSGVTAVKWTQSGRAILSASLDGTVRAHDLKRYRNFRTLVCPEPTQLATLAVDKAGDLVIAGAKEVFNIYIWSFETGHLLDILSGHESAISSIDIHGNHIVSGSWDRTIKMWTIVDSQAETVEVSHEALDVKFSPAGDEIAVLTSDGVITFFEAKEMINLGSIDTKLDTDPARGSRDTITRQSAAKTKTFTRIRFSPDGNLLLAGGESNNFCLYSVPERMILKKWQITANRSLDGVILDFNRRNFTEFGNMQLVDTSDEEDELEPNNKMSIKLPGTKNFDLGERRARPEVNIYEVTYCPTGRRFAICSTEGVSVYSLDTISMFDPFQLDSQTNAEVIKRAVWNNDYSTAIMASLRLNNAQYITECLESTSISQIPLVASSLPLMYAERLLKWMVEGNVMSSTRHVHFYMIWLRAILQHHGMQLKGRADVATLTGIQQIVAHHQQHITKLANQNKFALNWLVKIRQSKKSVKKEEEEEEDVSDESDDEDIEDESAGSDDEDSDDSVEIIE is encoded by the exons ATGGACACTAATTTCAAG TTGTCCAATTGCATTGGTACAGTGTATCGAGACGGTCAAGTGGCGTTCAGCAAAGATGGATACTCAGTGATTTCACCTATTGGCAACAagctatcaatttttgatctcagaaa caatacttcaaaaacattGGATATTGACTGCAATTACAACATTAAAAGACTCTCTATTAGTCCATCGGGTTATCATCTTCTTGCTTCTGACGAGC GTGGAGTTGTTCACTTTGTCCATTTGCTGTCcgaattcaaaatatatacttttcgCAGCAACAAACCGATCGGATCACTTCAGTGGTCACCAGACGCAAC CCGAGTTGCTATTTGCCGTGAAAACGACCTTCAGATCCATGAATTTGGCAAAAGCATcgaaaataaagtttataaCCCGTTCAGTCTGTCAAGAACCTACAAATTGAGCAGTGATAGTCTCAAAACAATTGACTGGTCAGATGATgcaaa TCTCCTCGTTTCTGGTGGTGAGGACAGAGTTGTTCGAGTTGTTGGTgcaaaagatttcaaaaatttgttcattcaCCCACTGGCTTCACACAAAGGATATATTGTAAATTGTCAATTCATGAAGAACTCTTACGAT ATGATTACAGTATGTAAACGTGGACTTGCAAACGTTTGGACATGTAATCTGCGTCCAGGAGAGTTGGTTGAAGGAATCTGGAAGAAAGATGAAGAAGGATCAGATGATATTGAAATGTTGGAAGATGGAGAACAGAAAGtcgagaaaattttctttgaaaaaacaaaaaaatattggttaTCTGAATCGTCGGGCTCAGGAAAGTCTGTGGATGTGACTGCAGCTAGATTTCACAAAGAAACTAATATTTTGGCAACTGCGTTCAATAATGGAGTTATTGTTCTTCATGAAATTCCTTCGTTTGCTTTGGTTCACAATTTAAGAGTTTCTGAAATGAGAATTCAAACGGTTGCTTGGAATCTTACag gCGACTGGTTGGCAATTGGTTGCGGAAAAGGTTCAACAGCTCAGTTGGTCGTATGGGAATGGCAATCCGAATCATATGTAATGAAGCAGCAAGCTCATTCTCTTCGTATCACTACTGCAGAATATTCCCCCGATGGCTCACTTATGGCTACTGGAGCTGAAGATGGAAAAGTGAAGATTTGGAATTCTCGTTCCTCGTTCTGTACGGTCACATTTGATGAACACACTTCTGGTGTAACAGCTGTGAAATGGACACAATCTGGAAGAGCTATCCTAAGTGCATCACTCGATGGAACTGTTCGTGCACATGATCTCAAAAGATATCGAAATTTCCGTACTCTCGTGTGTCCTGAACCAACTCAATTGGCTACGTTAGCAGTTGATAAAGCAGGAGATTTGGTTATTGCTGGAGCTAAGGAAGTTTTCAAt atttacatTTGGTCTTTCGAAACAGGTCACCTGTTGGATATTCTCTCAGGACATGAATCTGCAATCTCGTCAATCGATATTCACGGAAATCATATTGTCAGTGGTTCATGGGATAGGACGATCAAAATGTGGACAATTGTCGATTCACAAGCAGAAACTGTCGAAGTATCACATGAAGCACTCGATGTCAAATTTTCTCCGGCTGGAGATGAGATTGCTGTTCTTACATCGGATGGAGTCATCACTTTCTTTGAAGCAAAGGAAATGATTAATTTGGGAAGTATTGATACTAAATTGGATACTGATCCGGCTCGTGGATCACGTGACACAATTACAAGACAATCGGCGgccaaaacaaaaacattcacGAGAATTCGATTCTCTCCCGATGGAAATTTATTATTGGCTGGTGGAGAATCGAATAATTTCTGTCTTTACTCAG ttccggAGCGTATGATTCTGAAGAAATGGCAAATAACAGCTAATCGAAGTCTCGATGGAGTTATTTTGGATTTCAATCGACGAAACTTCACAGAATTTGGAAATATGCAACTAGTGGATACTTCTGATGAAGAGGATGAGCTGGAGCCAAACAACAAAATGTCAATTAAGCTTCctggaacaaaaaattttgatttgggAGAACGAAGAGCTCGTCCTGAAGTGAATATTTATGAAGTTACATATTGTCCGACTGGAAGAAGATTCGCAATTTGTTCAACAGAAGGTGTTTCTGTATATTCATTGGATACTATTTCAATGTTTGATCCATTCCAATTAGACAGTCAAACTAATGCAGAGGTTATCAAAAGAGCTGTATGGAATAATGATTATTCAACTGCTATTATGGCTTCTCTTCGACTGAATAATGCACAATATATCACTGAATGTTTGGAATCAACTAGCATCTCACAGA ttccaCTTGTCGCCAGCTCACTACCGTTGATGTATGCAGAGCGTCTTCTAAAATGGATGGTTGAAGGAAATGTTATGTCATCGACACGACATGTTCATTTTTATATG atttggCTCCGAGCGATTCTGCAACATCACGGAATGCAATTGAAAGGACGTGCTGACGTGGCAACTCTGACTGGTATCCAACAAATTGTGGCTCATCATCAACAACATATCACtaaatt GGCAAACCAGAACAAGTTCGCATTAAATTGGCTCGTGAAAATTCGGCAATCGAAGAAATCTgtgaaaaaggaagaagaggaagaggaGGATGTTAGTGATGAATCAGACGATGAAGATATTGAAGATGAAAGTGCTGGAAGCGACGATGAAGATTCTGATGATTCagtggaaattattgaataa